A window of the Erpetoichthys calabaricus chromosome 10, fErpCal1.3, whole genome shotgun sequence genome harbors these coding sequences:
- the LOC114658417 gene encoding uncharacterized protein LOC114658417, with protein sequence MRCKKLEENCLKGHTRHLFAQVKNIQMPFSAHKGTIKNKDRTEAYDQQGIRHRWIEYTEELYACENEPGTLQNDDALELEPPIMEAEVALAIKQLAKNKAPGIDNIPVELLRPVPLAVITTLCQKIWESGKWPRDWKRSIFIPLLKKGDTRDCSNYHTIALIPHASKVLLKIIQEWLRSTIEAELPDVQAGFRRGRGTRDHIANLRWIIERCREYQNKIYLCFIDYTKAFALTICNCGKP encoded by the coding sequence ATGCGCTGCAAAAAGCTTGAGGAGAATTGCTTGAAAGGTCACACAAGGCATCTATTCGCTCAGGTGAAGAACATCCAAATGCCTTTCTCTGCTCATAAAGGAACAATCAAAAACAAGGACAGAACCGAAGCATACGACCAGCAAGGTATAAGGCACAGGTGGATAGAATACACTGAAGAGCTGTATGCATGCGAAAATGAACCCGGGACTTTGCAGAATGATGACGCGCTGGAATTAGAACCACCGATCATGGAAGCGGAAGTTGCATTGGCCATCAAGCAGCTTGCTAAGAACAAAGCTCCGGGCATAGATAACATCCCAGTGGAATTATTGCGCCCTGTACCATTGGCAGTCATCACGACCCTGTGTCAAAAGATCTGGGAATCTGGCAAATGGCCGAGAGACTGGAAAAGATCCATATTTATCCCGTTACTGAAAAAAGGTGACACCCGAGATTGCTCGAATTATCACACAATAGCTCTGATCCCGCATGCGAGCAAAGTGCTCCTAAAGATCATACAGGAGTGGCTGAGGTCAACAATCGAGGCAGAATTGCCCGATGTACAAGCAGGTTTCAGGCGGGGACGCGGCACTCGTGACCACATCGCAAACCTGCGTTGGATCATTGAAAGATGTCGGGAATATCAAAATAAGATCTACCTGTGCTTCATAGACTACACAAAGGCATTTGCATTGACCATATGCAACTGTGGGAAGCCTTAA